In Pedobacter sp. W3I1, one DNA window encodes the following:
- a CDS encoding LUD domain-containing protein codes for MKDNTTAKEQILKKIRKALLEKRENPYPNLEESQLYKKNTDELEVLFAEQLTAISGNFIFCEDGIDFFENMLQLADKFKWRKIYCWEPELQQFLSKYEFPFYQTDKDFEQAEVGITLCEALIARNGSVMVTNQGAAGRRLSIFPHHHIVIAKTSQLVLDLKDAFLLLKNKYGNQIPSMISNITGPSRTADIEKTLVLGAHGPKELFVFLIDDFS; via the coding sequence ATGAAGGATAATACGACAGCAAAAGAACAAATACTAAAAAAGATAAGGAAAGCACTATTAGAGAAGCGCGAAAACCCTTATCCTAATTTAGAAGAGAGTCAATTGTATAAAAAAAATACAGATGAGCTGGAGGTATTATTTGCCGAACAGCTTACGGCTATATCAGGGAACTTTATCTTCTGTGAGGATGGGATCGATTTTTTTGAAAACATGTTGCAGCTGGCCGATAAATTTAAATGGCGGAAAATATACTGCTGGGAACCAGAACTTCAGCAGTTCTTAAGCAAATACGAATTTCCTTTTTACCAAACCGATAAAGATTTTGAACAGGCAGAGGTAGGCATTACCCTTTGCGAAGCCTTAATTGCCCGAAATGGAAGTGTAATGGTAACTAACCAGGGCGCCGCAGGCAGAAGGCTCAGCATCTTTCCACATCATCATATTGTAATTGCCAAAACCAGTCAGTTGGTTTTAGATCTTAAAGATGCTTTTCTGTTATTGAAGAACAAATATGGTAATCAAATCCCATCCATGATCAGCAACATTACAGGCCCAAGCAGAACTGCGGATATCGAAAAAACATTGGTTTTAGGTGCGCATGGACCTAAAGAGCTTTTTGTTTTTCTGATTGACGATTTTAGTTAA
- the ftsH gene encoding ATP-dependent zinc metalloprotease FtsH: MNDNQNTNEKQGKRIPNIPKKPQKGSKFNIFWVYAAIIIAIIAAQFLFTTDGGKEVTYQKFEQQMLLKGDVQKVVAYKSDDLVRVEVYIKKDSLKKPLYDAYKSNSTFNVNTTASPVVYFNAGTMDGLDKQLADSQKDLPANQPRVLAEKTSRSNPLASWFLSIILPVLLLIGFWIFMMRRMGGGAGGGGQIFSIGKSKATLFDKESQVNITFNDVAGLEEAKTEVMEIVDFLKNPKKYTDLGGKIPKGALLVGSPGTGKTLLAKAVAGEAQVPFFSLSGSDFVEMFVGVGASRVRDLFKQAKDKSPCIIFIDEIDAIGRARGKNGVMGGNDERENTLNQLLVEMDGFGTNTHVIILAATNRADVLDKALLRAGRFDRQIYVDLPDVIERKQIFEVHITPLKKSEELDTEFLAKQTPGFSGADIANVCNEAALIAARKNKSAVDKQDFLDAVDRIVGGLEKKNKIITPSEKRAIAVHEAGHATVSWLLEHAAPLVKVTIVPRGQSLGAAWYLPEERLIVRPHQMLDEMCATMGGRAAEKVMFDTISTGALSDLEKVNKQARAMVTIYGLNEKLGNITYYDSSGQNEYNFSKPYSEDTALTIDKEISALIEGQYQRAISLLEENKDKLIQLADILIEKEVLFKDDLEVIFGKRLFDNQGESGTPGHITPVEA, encoded by the coding sequence ATGAACGACAATCAAAATACTAACGAAAAACAGGGGAAGAGAATTCCAAACATCCCTAAAAAACCACAAAAAGGATCAAAATTTAATATTTTCTGGGTGTATGCGGCCATTATTATAGCCATTATTGCAGCACAGTTTTTATTTACTACTGATGGCGGTAAAGAGGTTACGTACCAAAAGTTTGAACAACAGATGTTACTTAAAGGTGATGTTCAAAAAGTTGTTGCTTATAAATCAGACGATTTAGTCCGTGTAGAGGTTTATATCAAAAAAGATAGCCTAAAAAAACCATTATATGATGCTTATAAAAGCAACAGCACTTTTAATGTAAATACCACAGCTAGTCCTGTTGTATATTTCAATGCAGGCACAATGGATGGGCTTGATAAACAACTTGCCGATTCGCAAAAAGATCTTCCTGCTAACCAACCAAGGGTACTGGCAGAAAAAACCAGTCGCAGCAATCCATTAGCTAGCTGGTTCTTAAGCATTATTTTACCTGTATTGCTTTTAATCGGTTTCTGGATTTTTATGATGCGCAGAATGGGCGGTGGTGCTGGTGGTGGCGGTCAGATTTTCAGTATCGGAAAATCAAAAGCAACTTTATTCGATAAAGAGAGCCAGGTAAACATTACTTTCAATGATGTTGCAGGCTTAGAAGAAGCAAAAACAGAGGTAATGGAAATTGTTGATTTCCTTAAAAATCCTAAAAAATATACTGATCTGGGCGGAAAAATTCCTAAAGGGGCTTTACTAGTGGGTTCGCCAGGTACCGGCAAAACCTTATTGGCTAAAGCTGTTGCGGGCGAGGCTCAGGTTCCCTTCTTCTCATTGTCAGGATCTGATTTTGTAGAGATGTTTGTTGGGGTAGGCGCGTCACGTGTCCGCGACTTATTTAAACAGGCAAAAGATAAATCGCCTTGTATCATCTTTATTGATGAGATTGATGCTATTGGCCGTGCCCGTGGTAAAAACGGTGTAATGGGTGGAAATGATGAACGCGAAAACACCTTAAACCAGCTTTTGGTTGAAATGGATGGTTTTGGCACCAATACACATGTTATTATTTTAGCCGCTACGAATCGTGCTGATGTTTTAGATAAGGCATTATTAAGAGCAGGTAGGTTCGACAGACAGATTTATGTTGATTTACCGGATGTTATCGAGCGTAAACAAATTTTCGAAGTACACATTACGCCCCTTAAAAAATCAGAAGAACTTGATACCGAATTTTTAGCAAAACAAACGCCGGGATTCTCAGGAGCAGATATTGCAAATGTTTGTAACGAAGCGGCATTAATTGCAGCGCGTAAAAATAAATCGGCAGTTGATAAGCAAGATTTCTTAGATGCTGTGGATAGAATTGTAGGTGGATTAGAAAAGAAAAACAAAATCATCACACCAAGCGAAAAACGCGCTATTGCTGTTCACGAGGCTGGTCACGCCACAGTAAGCTGGTTGTTAGAGCATGCGGCGCCTTTGGTTAAGGTTACTATTGTTCCACGCGGACAGAGCTTAGGTGCTGCCTGGTATTTGCCAGAAGAGCGTTTAATTGTTCGTCCTCACCAAATGCTCGACGAAATGTGTGCAACCATGGGCGGTAGGGCAGCTGAAAAAGTGATGTTCGATACCATTTCCACTGGTGCACTGAGCGATTTAGAGAAAGTGAATAAACAAGCCAGAGCAATGGTTACCATTTATGGTTTAAATGAGAAATTAGGAAACATCACTTATTACGATTCATCTGGTCAGAACGAGTATAATTTCTCTAAACCATATTCAGAGGATACCGCTTTAACCATCGACAAAGAAATTTCTGCATTAATTGAAGGCCAATACCAAAGGGCAATTAGTTTATTAGAAGAAAATAAAGATAAATTGATCCAATTGGCCGATATCTTGATTGAAAAAGAAGTTTTATTTAAAGACGATTTAGAAGTGATTTTTGGTAAACGATTATTCGATAACCAAGGAGAAAGCGGAACTCCCGGACATATAACTCCGGTAGAAGCATAA
- the rsfS gene encoding ribosome silencing factor, giving the protein MVKKKIVALSTYLSELAVHGIQEKKGEDIVRLDLRNIHTSVADYFIIASANSGTQVKAIADSVEKEIYKITQADPRHKEGFESADWIILDYFDVVVHIFKTEKRHFYGIEELWGDAESTNYQSA; this is encoded by the coding sequence ATGGTAAAAAAGAAAATAGTAGCCCTTTCTACATACCTTTCTGAGTTGGCTGTTCACGGCATACAGGAAAAAAAAGGAGAAGATATAGTGCGGTTAGATCTTAGAAATATTCATACTTCAGTAGCTGATTACTTTATCATAGCGAGCGCCAACTCTGGTACTCAGGTAAAAGCTATTGCCGATAGTGTAGAAAAAGAAATATATAAAATCACTCAGGCCGATCCAAGACATAAAGAAGGTTTCGAATCAGCAGATTGGATTATTCTTGATTATTTCGATGTGGTTGTGCACATTTTTAAAACCGAAAAGCGCCACTTTTATGGCATAGAAGAACTTTGGGGAGATGCAGAAAGCACAAATTATCAAAGCGCATAA
- a CDS encoding biotin--[acetyl-CoA-carboxylase] ligase, whose protein sequence is MQNNTFSTLFVGQNLIKLKEVDSTNNFLKDLVSKSEPLAEGTVIMADNQFAGRGQQESVWQTQAGKNISTSIYLKPSFLPLNKQFYLNIAVSLAVSDALSCFVPEGIKVKWPNDMYYLNKKLGGILIENTLTGSSIKSSVIGIGLNINQSEFSDSINQRATSVIQILQRDVPLMDIMEKIFIFMEKYYLILRAGKYSILQNDYLSRLYNFNIPALYIQNGAFFEGTIKGVGDDGKLTVETKNGLKVFNFKEIEFTHTK, encoded by the coding sequence TTGCAAAATAACACTTTTTCGACACTATTTGTTGGTCAAAATTTAATCAAATTAAAAGAGGTTGATTCTACTAATAACTTTTTAAAAGATTTGGTGTCAAAATCCGAGCCATTAGCCGAAGGGACTGTAATTATGGCAGATAATCAGTTTGCCGGAAGAGGACAGCAGGAAAGCGTTTGGCAAACCCAGGCAGGAAAAAATATAAGCACAAGCATTTATTTAAAACCTTCTTTTTTGCCTCTTAATAAACAGTTTTATTTAAATATAGCCGTTAGTTTAGCCGTTAGTGATGCTTTATCTTGTTTTGTGCCCGAAGGGATAAAAGTAAAATGGCCTAATGATATGTATTACCTGAATAAGAAATTAGGAGGAATATTAATCGAAAATACACTGACAGGCAGTTCTATTAAATCATCAGTAATTGGCATTGGTTTAAATATAAATCAATCAGAATTTTCGGATAGTATTAATCAACGCGCCACTTCCGTCATTCAAATTTTACAAAGAGATGTGCCTTTAATGGATATTATGGAGAAAATATTCATATTTATGGAGAAATACTACTTAATTTTGAGAGCCGGAAAATATAGTATTTTACAAAACGATTACCTTTCAAGGCTTTATAACTTTAACATTCCAGCCTTGTATATACAAAATGGAGCGTTTTTTGAAGGAACTATTAAAGGAGTTGGAGATGACGGTAAGCTAACTGTTGAGACAAAAAATGGTTTAAAAGTCTTTAACTTTAAAGAAATAGAATTTACACACACAAAATAA
- a CDS encoding protein-disulfide reductase DsbD domain-containing protein — MKKITLVLSMVLFTIAGAFAQIEKPVTWAYSAKKVSKTEAIIYLKATIDDRWHIYSQNVKDGGPVKTTFTFAPSKDFSLVGKTVEPKAIVKYESTFKMNVSYFEKAVIFQQKIKLNKATTVVKGVVEFMVCNDKQCLPPEEVEFSIPVK; from the coding sequence ATGAAAAAAATCACCTTGGTGCTTTCGATGGTACTTTTTACCATCGCTGGCGCATTTGCTCAGATCGAAAAACCTGTTACCTGGGCCTACTCTGCAAAGAAAGTAAGTAAAACTGAAGCTATAATCTACTTAAAAGCTACAATTGATGACAGATGGCATATTTATTCTCAGAATGTAAAAGACGGCGGACCGGTAAAAACCACTTTTACTTTTGCTCCCTCTAAAGATTTTAGCCTTGTAGGTAAAACAGTTGAACCAAAAGCAATTGTTAAATATGAGAGCACCTTTAAAATGAATGTGAGTTACTTTGAAAAAGCCGTAATTTTTCAACAAAAAATTAAGCTAAACAAAGCAACTACAGTAGTTAAAGGCGTGGTAGAGTTTATGGTTTGTAACGATAAACAATGTCTTCCACCAGAAGAAGTTGAGTTTAGCATTCCCGTTAAATAG
- a CDS encoding protein-disulfide reductase DsbD, protein MKKVLLLLLMATMFIALPAVKSYAIVTQDTTATAPPDDIVFTEVGSAQDSAANSAIKDSVKKDTAKVEKATVASNAAPKQSLWVTFGLGLLAGIAAFFLPCIFPMVPLTVGFFTKRAESRAKGIRSAIIYGLSIIVIYVGLGVIITLIWGASALNEISTDGFFNIFIFLILIVFGVSFLGAFEITLPSSFVNKLDAKSDAKGLSGIFFMAATLAVVSFSCTGPLIGTSLVAINTDLLTPVVVMFGFSLSLAVIFTMFAIFPSLMTGLPKSGGWLNSIKVFLGFLELGLSLKFLSTADLAYHWGILDREIFLAIWIVLALILGVYLLGKIKFSHDSDLPYVSVPRLFIATATFVFAIYLIPGLWGAPLKAVSALVPPLSTQDFVIGQDSGASQANTPGHAKRKYSEFLHIPHNIDGFFDYQEALAYAKEVKKPLFLDFTGHGCVNCREMEARVWSDPRVLKKLKEDYIVVSLYTDDKTSLPVAEQFDSKILGTKVNTVGKKFKHLQAERFNTISQPYYVLLGTDEKELVSPPIGVEFDIDKYLQYLDNGLSEFAKKQTNE, encoded by the coding sequence ATGAAAAAGGTCTTATTATTGTTGTTAATGGCTACAATGTTTATAGCATTGCCCGCTGTTAAGAGTTACGCTATTGTAACACAAGATACCACAGCAACCGCTCCGCCTGATGATATTGTTTTTACCGAAGTCGGGTCTGCACAAGATAGTGCTGCGAATAGCGCAATTAAGGATTCGGTAAAAAAAGATACAGCCAAAGTAGAAAAAGCCACGGTTGCTTCGAATGCTGCTCCAAAGCAATCGCTTTGGGTAACCTTTGGCTTGGGTCTTTTGGCTGGTATAGCCGCTTTTTTCCTTCCATGTATTTTCCCAATGGTTCCACTTACCGTTGGTTTTTTTACCAAAAGGGCTGAAAGCAGGGCAAAAGGAATCAGGAGTGCTATTATTTATGGCCTATCCATCATTGTAATTTATGTTGGTTTAGGTGTAATTATTACCTTAATCTGGGGCGCAAGTGCATTAAATGAAATATCAACAGATGGATTTTTTAATATTTTTATCTTCCTTATCCTTATTGTATTCGGGGTATCATTTTTGGGTGCTTTCGAAATTACCCTGCCAAGTTCATTTGTAAATAAACTTGATGCAAAATCGGATGCCAAAGGCTTAAGTGGTATATTTTTTATGGCTGCAACTTTAGCAGTTGTGTCCTTCTCGTGTACCGGACCACTAATTGGAACATCATTGGTTGCCATCAATACCGACTTGCTCACACCAGTGGTGGTAATGTTTGGCTTCTCCTTGTCGTTAGCTGTAATTTTCACCATGTTTGCCATTTTTCCTAGTTTAATGACGGGCTTGCCAAAATCTGGCGGATGGTTAAACTCAATTAAAGTTTTCCTTGGCTTTTTAGAGTTGGGGTTATCATTAAAGTTTCTTTCAACAGCCGATTTGGCATATCATTGGGGGATATTAGACCGTGAAATTTTCCTGGCAATCTGGATCGTCTTAGCTTTAATTTTAGGCGTTTATTTACTGGGGAAAATCAAGTTTTCTCATGATAGCGATCTTCCTTATGTTTCTGTACCAAGATTATTTATTGCAACAGCAACTTTTGTATTTGCCATCTACTTAATCCCAGGCCTCTGGGGCGCACCTTTAAAAGCAGTGAGTGCATTAGTGCCACCTTTATCAACCCAGGATTTTGTAATCGGGCAAGATAGTGGAGCCAGTCAGGCCAATACTCCTGGCCATGCAAAGCGGAAATATTCAGAATTCTTGCACATTCCGCATAATATTGATGGGTTCTTCGATTACCAGGAAGCACTTGCTTATGCTAAAGAGGTAAAAAAGCCATTGTTTTTAGATTTCACTGGTCATGGATGTGTAAATTGCAGAGAAATGGAAGCCAGGGTTTGGTCTGACCCAAGAGTGCTTAAAAAATTGAAAGAAGATTATATTGTGGTATCGCTTTATACAGATGATAAAACAAGTTTACCTGTCGCAGAACAATTTGACTCTAAAATTTTAGGCACAAAAGTGAACACCGTTGGTAAAAAATTCAAACATTTGCAGGCCGAAAGATTTAATACTATTTCGCAACCATATTATGTACTTTTGGGTACTGATGAAAAAGAATTAGTTTCGCCTCCTATTGGAGTAGAATTTGATATAGATAAATATTTGCAATATCTGGATAATGGATTATCAGAATTTGCTAAGAAACAAACAAATGAATAA
- the pfkA gene encoding 6-phosphofructokinase produces MNKIKHIGVLTSGGDSPGMNAAIRAVVRGSIYYDIEVTGIIRGYEGLINNDFIPMDRKSVANIIQRGGTILKTARSEAFKTVEGRKTAYENLKANGIDALVVIGGDGTFTGANIFSKEFDFPIVGLPGTIDNDLAGTDFTIGYDSAINTVIDAVDKIRDTAESHDRLFIVEVMGRDSGLIALRSGIGVGAEAIMIPEANMNANDILHKLEHSRKDKASKIIIVAEGDDTGGAFKVGEILQEKYPHYDTKVSVLGHIQRGGKPTCMDRVLASRLGVAAVEGLINGESGVMVGQINREIVFTPFDHAIKHINAEKVSSKWLKLIDILSF; encoded by the coding sequence ATGAATAAGATTAAGCATATTGGTGTTTTAACCTCTGGCGGAGATTCGCCAGGCATGAACGCCGCCATCAGGGCCGTAGTTAGGGGCTCTATTTATTATGATATTGAAGTAACCGGAATTATCCGTGGCTACGAAGGGTTAATCAACAATGATTTTATCCCTATGGACCGCAAATCTGTAGCGAACATTATTCAACGCGGAGGTACTATTTTAAAAACAGCCCGTAGCGAAGCATTTAAAACCGTAGAAGGCAGAAAAACAGCTTACGAAAATCTGAAAGCTAATGGAATTGATGCCCTGGTTGTAATTGGTGGTGATGGAACATTTACGGGCGCCAATATTTTTTCTAAAGAATTCGATTTTCCGATTGTGGGCCTACCAGGCACTATTGATAATGATTTAGCGGGTACCGATTTTACCATTGGATACGATTCGGCTATTAATACGGTTATTGATGCCGTAGATAAAATTAGAGATACAGCCGAATCGCACGACAGGCTTTTTATTGTAGAGGTAATGGGTCGTGACTCTGGGTTAATTGCTTTAAGAAGTGGAATTGGTGTTGGGGCCGAAGCCATCATGATTCCAGAAGCAAATATGAATGCAAACGATATTTTGCATAAGTTGGAGCATAGCCGTAAGGATAAGGCATCAAAAATTATTATCGTTGCCGAAGGTGATGATACTGGTGGTGCATTTAAAGTTGGCGAAATTTTGCAGGAAAAATACCCACATTACGATACAAAGGTTTCAGTTCTGGGGCATATTCAACGTGGTGGTAAACCAACCTGTATGGACCGTGTACTGGCCAGCCGCTTAGGCGTGGCAGCGGTAGAAGGTTTAATTAATGGCGAAAGTGGCGTAATGGTTGGCCAAATTAACCGGGAAATCGTTTTTACTCCTTTTGATCACGCGATAAAGCACATTAATGCCGAGAAGGTGAGTTCTAAATGGTTAAAACTAATCGACATCCTGTCGTTTTAA
- a CDS encoding heavy metal-binding domain-containing protein codes for MLVTTTPTVEGRKIVKYIGLVTGETIIGANIFKDLFAGITDIVGGRSSSYERVLREGKDTAVNEMQQYAAALGANAIVGVDLDYETVGSGGSMLMVSANGTAVILED; via the coding sequence ATGTTAGTAACTACAACGCCCACGGTTGAGGGCAGAAAAATTGTAAAATATATTGGTCTTGTTACTGGAGAAACTATCATTGGAGCAAATATTTTTAAAGATTTATTTGCCGGAATAACAGATATAGTAGGAGGTAGATCGAGTTCTTACGAACGCGTTTTAAGAGAGGGGAAAGATACTGCAGTTAATGAAATGCAGCAATATGCGGCCGCACTTGGTGCAAATGCAATTGTTGGTGTTGATTTAGATTACGAAACTGTAGGGAGTGGGGGAAGCATGCTCATGGTAAGCGCCAACGGCACAGCTGTAATTTTAGAAGATTAA
- a CDS encoding VIT domain-containing protein — protein MRPSKTLLLLPLLLIVFFVRAQMPVLKVQQAVTDEQKDAVKLKKLNIDVQITGNVASTVMTMTFHNSSNRILEGELTFPMPEGVSISRYALDINGKMREAVPVEKAKATEVFESIERRRVDPGLLEKVEGNNFRTRIYPLPANGSRTIIVGYEEELGFNSNHVLKYHLPLDYNQTIESFTLKTTVFESIIKPELGEQPDGSFDLKANGNTYVGEINKTNYQPKNGLTIHLPKRNDLTEVQMQKASTGYYFLVNVFHKTESRIKQWSNQIGLIWDVSLSGLQRNTEKEIELLDLIIKQKQNLTIQLGIVNNGFKNAGTFVISNGNWTQLKDKLKNLVYDGGTNFSAINPKSLQADEYILFTDGLSTFGKNTVSLNKPVHCINSVLKADYSTLKFISMKTGGQFVNLNSTSVTEAFKQLNQQNLQFLGIKNGANVRQTYPSMKVNVNGHFSLAGIMNEFNTEFTLQFGFGNTVISEQVVRLNATEHTLSSIDVSHVWAQKKIAEMDIQYEDNKDDISVLSKQFGIVTRNTSLIVLENLDDYLRYDIVPPVELQQAYNAVLKQRRTAILERKQDLINAAVAMTKELKTWWNTDFYYKEPEKKKERYPDPEQRDVHGDPSANIVMAEPVREGRRGEVAKAAEMVVPPRPQAIALAPATGAARRDRETNQLNEVVVVGYATQQKRSDLTGSVTTINETSSSGFLEGKVAGVQVAKTTLAPPQPAIVIPEFKSDKDYMKNLVGKPDSAYQAYLKIRPKYISTPMFYFDVANWFYQQKDSVRALTILSNIADLDLENADLYKTLAYKLKQTGNYKDEIFITQKILQWRPMDAQSYRDYALALADNGQYQAALDNLYKVLTQSYNSQIADRDQGIEEIVISEINNLIAKHGNNLSTKGIDKRLIQPLPVDVRVVLNWNKNDTDIDLWLTDPTGEKGFYGNSRTKIGGRISNDFTSGYGPEQFMIKKAVKGRYKIEVNYYGDRQINISGPTTVTAEIYTRYATGKQQRKVIVLPMAAGSSGGNLVGEFNF, from the coding sequence ATGAGACCATCTAAAACCTTACTCCTGCTTCCCTTACTATTGATTGTGTTTTTTGTTCGGGCACAAATGCCTGTGTTAAAAGTACAACAGGCGGTAACCGACGAGCAAAAAGATGCCGTTAAACTTAAAAAGTTAAATATTGATGTGCAGATTACTGGAAATGTGGCTAGCACGGTAATGACAATGACCTTCCACAATAGCAGTAATCGAATTTTGGAAGGCGAACTTACCTTTCCAATGCCAGAAGGGGTTAGCATAAGCCGTTACGCTTTAGATATTAATGGGAAAATGCGCGAAGCTGTTCCGGTAGAAAAAGCTAAAGCCACTGAGGTTTTTGAAAGTATTGAGCGGAGAAGAGTTGATCCGGGTTTATTGGAGAAGGTAGAAGGAAATAATTTCCGCACCAGGATTTATCCGTTACCAGCTAATGGTAGCAGAACCATAATTGTTGGTTATGAAGAAGAGTTAGGATTTAACAGTAATCACGTTTTAAAGTATCATTTGCCGCTTGATTACAACCAGACCATCGAAAGTTTTACACTAAAAACCACTGTTTTCGAAAGTATCATTAAGCCAGAGCTTGGCGAACAGCCCGATGGCAGCTTTGATTTAAAGGCCAACGGGAATACCTATGTTGGAGAGATCAATAAAACCAACTATCAGCCAAAAAATGGTCTGACTATTCATCTGCCAAAACGAAATGATCTGACCGAAGTGCAAATGCAAAAAGCGTCAACAGGTTATTACTTTCTGGTGAATGTTTTCCATAAAACCGAAAGTCGCATAAAACAGTGGAGTAATCAAATCGGTTTAATATGGGATGTTTCTTTAAGTGGTCTTCAGCGTAATACCGAGAAGGAGATAGAACTGTTGGATTTGATTATCAAACAAAAACAAAACTTAACCATACAGTTAGGCATAGTTAATAATGGCTTTAAAAACGCAGGAACTTTTGTCATCTCGAATGGTAACTGGACACAATTAAAAGATAAACTGAAGAATCTTGTATATGATGGAGGTACTAATTTCAGTGCGATCAACCCTAAAAGTCTACAGGCCGACGAATATATTTTATTTACCGATGGGTTATCTACATTCGGGAAAAATACGGTTAGCTTGAATAAACCAGTTCATTGCATCAATTCAGTCCTTAAAGCTGATTATAGCACGTTGAAATTTATCAGTATGAAAACTGGCGGACAATTCGTAAACCTCAATTCCACTTCCGTTACTGAGGCTTTTAAACAATTGAACCAGCAAAATCTTCAGTTTTTAGGGATTAAAAACGGAGCCAATGTAAGGCAGACTTATCCGTCAATGAAAGTAAATGTAAATGGACATTTCTCTTTGGCTGGTATAATGAATGAGTTTAATACGGAATTTACGTTGCAGTTCGGTTTTGGAAATACCGTTATTTCAGAACAGGTTGTCCGTTTAAATGCAACCGAACATACCTTAAGTAGTATAGATGTAAGCCATGTTTGGGCACAGAAGAAAATTGCTGAAATGGATATTCAGTATGAAGATAATAAGGATGATATTAGTGTTTTGAGCAAACAGTTTGGTATTGTTACCCGCAATACCAGTCTTATTGTTTTAGAAAACCTTGATGATTACCTGCGTTATGATATTGTGCCACCAGTTGAATTGCAACAGGCCTATAACGCGGTTTTAAAGCAACGCAGAACGGCTATTTTAGAACGAAAACAAGATTTGATCAACGCTGCGGTAGCCATGACCAAAGAACTGAAAACCTGGTGGAATACCGATTTTTACTATAAAGAACCAGAAAAGAAGAAGGAGAGATACCCTGATCCGGAGCAAAGGGACGTACATGGAGATCCTAGTGCTAATATTGTAATGGCTGAACCTGTTAGAGAGGGCAGAAGAGGAGAAGTTGCCAAAGCCGCGGAGATGGTGGTTCCGCCTAGGCCACAAGCTATAGCTCTTGCCCCAGCCACTGGAGCTGCCAGAAGAGATAGAGAAACGAATCAATTAAATGAAGTGGTGGTTGTAGGATATGCTACTCAGCAGAAAAGGAGTGACCTTACGGGGTCTGTCACAACCATTAATGAGACCTCGTCAAGTGGTTTTCTTGAGGGCAAAGTTGCCGGGGTTCAAGTAGCAAAAACCACACTTGCTCCTCCACAACCTGCTATTGTTATCCCTGAATTTAAAAGTGATAAGGATTATATGAAAAACCTGGTTGGAAAACCAGATAGCGCTTATCAGGCTTATTTGAAAATACGTCCGAAATACATTTCAACGCCGATGTTTTATTTTGATGTGGCCAATTGGTTTTACCAGCAGAAAGATAGTGTTAGGGCACTGACGATTTTAAGTAATATTGCTGATCTGGATCTCGAAAATGCCGATTTATATAAAACTTTAGCTTATAAATTAAAACAAACAGGTAATTATAAGGATGAGATTTTTATTACCCAGAAGATTTTACAATGGCGGCCAATGGATGCTCAAAGTTACCGCGATTATGCGCTGGCCCTGGCAGATAATGGGCAATACCAAGCTGCACTTGATAATTTGTATAAAGTGCTAACTCAAAGTTATAACAGCCAGATTGCGGATAGAGATCAAGGAATTGAAGAGATTGTAATATCCGAAATCAATAACCTGATTGCCAAACATGGCAATAACTTAAGTACAAAAGGGATTGATAAGCGATTAATCCAGCCTTTGCCGGTGGATGTGCGCGTAGTGCTCAACTGGAATAAAAATGATACTGATATCGACTTATGGCTAACCGACCCAACAGGTGAAAAAGGATTCTACGGAAACTCCCGAACAAAAATAGGCGGTAGGATCAGCAACGATTTTACTTCAGGTTATGGCCCTGAACAATTTATGATCAAAAAAGCAGTAAAGGGAAGATATAAAATTGAAGTTAACTATTATGGCGATAGGCAGATTAACATCAGTGGACCAACAACTGTAACCGCTGAGATTTATACCCGATACGCAACAGGCAAACAGCAGAGAAAAGTAATTGTATTGCCTATGGCAGCTGGAAGTAGCGGTGGTAACCTTGTCGGCGAATTTAATTTTTAG